A stretch of the Nicotiana tabacum cultivar K326 chromosome 6, ASM71507v2, whole genome shotgun sequence genome encodes the following:
- the LOC107794826 gene encoding arabinogalactan O-methyltransferase 2-like, whose product MPPSEIAFPLLLFSPKTRLKKTLIHKYYRAMKFTKRNIIPLLVFILSFASILRLVKISVITSYSSPIFFALSPTEQHPHLLTEKEIKFLYNLVSRKSPCNILVFGLETQYSAQISTINKGGITVFLEDNPEKIKTINASDHANTTRIYKVEYQTVARDAYKLLKHARRNQKNCYSQDLQINSSKSCKFMSLVTNIPKEVYELKWDLVIVDGPDGDKPESKGRMAALYIASVLARRSKKKNGTHVLVHDIDRMIEKWFSWEFLCDMNLVSSKGKFWDFNILAKPNATTFCPT is encoded by the coding sequence ATGCCCCCCTCTGAAATTGCTTTTCCTTTGCTTCTATTCTCACCCAAAACTCGTCTTAAAAAGACCCTTATACACAAATACTATAGAGCTATGAAATTTACAAAAAGAAATATCATCCCACTTCTTGTTTTCATCTTATCATTTGCTTCCATTCTCAGACTTGTCAAGATTTCTGTAATTACTTCATATTCCTCTCCAATATTTTTTGCCTTGTCTCCAACTGAACAACACCCTCATCTCCTTACAGAGAAAGAAATCAAGTTTCTATATAATCTTGTATCGCGAAAATCCCCCTGTAATATTCTTGTTTTCGGGCTTGAAACACAATATTCTGCTCAAATTTCAACCATCAACAAGGGTGGAATTACTGTCTTTCTCGAGGACAACCCCGAAAAAATCAAGACTATTAATGCCTCAGATCATGCTAATACTACTCGAATTTATAAAGTCGAGTATCAAACAGTTGCTAGAGATGCATACAAGCTTTTAAAACATGCTAGGCGAAACCAAAAGAATTGCTACTCACAAGATTTGCAAATAAATTCATCAAAAAGTTGCAAATTTATGTCACTTGTGACAAATATTCCTAAGGAAGTTTATGAACTGAAGTGGGATTTAGTGATTGTAGATGGACCAGATGGAGATAAACCAGAATCAAAAGGACGAATGGCTGCACTTTATATTGCTAGTGTGTTAGCAAGAAGAAGTAAGAAGAAAAATGGGACTCATGTTTTGGTACATGATATTGATCGAATGATTGAGAAATGGTTTTCTTGGGAATTCTTATGTGACATGAATTTGGTATCTTCTAAAGGGAAATTCTGGGATTTTAATATATTAGCAAAACCAAATGCCACCACATTTTGTCCCACGTGA